The window GGTAAAGCTGAAAGGGTAAAGGTGTTAGAATAAAAAAATGTGAAATAAGAAGTTAATTACCGTATTTCCGCAATGAATTTATGAGTCCTTTTATCATAGACGCTATTTCTTTCCCCTCAGATTCAAATCGTGAAAAATCAGAATCAGAAATCCATTTCTTTCTTCTGAATATTTCAAGCATGGTCATGGTTTCATACAAAGACCCACGAGAAATATAACAGTATTGGGGGTCATATCTTTACCATTAACAAATCTATTTTTGTAATTCACCACAGAGGCACAGAGGTCACGGAGGAAAATACAAAACAAAGTTTAGAGTTCAGGGTTAAGAGTCTAACGCCAAGCCGCTAAGGGCGCAAAGCTCGAAGCTCAAAGGTCAAGGCTCAAAGCTGAAAGCTGATGGCTCATGGGTCATTGATTATTCGTTATTATGAGATAAAATTGCTCTATGGTTTTCTACAGCATATGCCAATTGTTCAGAATCGCTCTTACCATGCCTCTTAACTTCAACCGCGTGTATGGTGTCGTATCCTCTTTGCCTTAACACGTCAGCAAGCAATAAGCGAACATCTTCATCAAGATACAACCTTGGTTTATCCATTTTTCACGCCAAGATCTTTGCTCAATGATATTTCGCTACCACTTTCTATATCTTTATCCATTTCTTCCTTATGGTCGTAATAATAAGACAACGCATCATATATCTGAGAAAGATTTAGGTGCGGGAATTCTTTCACAAGTTCTTCAGGTGTCATCCCCTGTTTTAAGATATAATTTACAACTGAACTTACTGGAAACTTTGTCCCAGCAATTATAGGCCTTCCTCCGCAATATCCTTTTCTAGATATAATGTAAGCGTGTTTAACATTTTCTTCTGTTTTTGACATCATTTATCCCCTCCGTAATATCCTCTCATATTTTCGAACTTACCTTGATATTAAATGTATGAATTATTATAAATTTATTGAACATGGGTATCTCGCGTAAAATAATTTAGGAATTAAAAACATTTAACCACGTAGCACACGAAAGGACACGAAAAAAACACAAAGCGTAAAGTGACTAAATTTTCAAAGTAAACTTAATTAACAATTTTGGTGGAGGTTAGAGGAACGCTCCGCTTAAGGTTGGAAGCGAGCAAGCTTGAAAGCTGACTGGCTAGCAATATAAAAGGTTCAGGGTACAGGAGCCAGAAGCCAGAAGCCAGAATGCAACAAACCAAACTAATTCAACCAATTAAACTAATCAAACCAACCTACTGGTAAAAAAGCACCACAGTACAAAATCCAAATAGCAAATAAATCCCAATGAATAAAATTCAAATATCAATAATGCTTACAAGCGAACAGACTAGCAGGCTTACAAGCTGGCAAGCGAACCAACTGACAAGCTATTTCAGCCAGTTCTCAACCTCTAACCCATTTATTCTCCTAAAATGCTTCTCGTTATCTGTAATAACCACAAGTCCTGTATCCATCGCAGTTGCCGCTACCAATATATCCGCATCTTCGATGAGTTCACCTCGGGGTTTCAACTCCGCATAGATATCAGCGGCCTTCTCCGTCACCGACCTTCCCAATTCTTTGACTTCACAATCAGATACAAATCTCTCGAAAGCCTGAAGTTTCTTTTTACTTCCGACAGACTTTAACCCTCTCAATATCTCATAATGGGATATGATGCTTACGGTAAGAGTTTCGTGCTCGTTTATGTATTGCCCCACTTTCTCAACAATAACGGGATTGCCCTTCAAAAAGGCAACAATAATATTTGTGTCCATGAGGGCCTTTTTCATATATCAACAGCTCTCCCTCCAAATAGGGACTTCCTTTTTAATGCCTCGTCGAACATCTTGGATTCCTTTTCTGTCAGGTCTTTTAGCAGTCCGGCATATTGCATGATGTTTTGCCGAGGCCTTATTACCTTTCTTTCAAGGATCTCTTCTTTAATCAAATGAACGATCTTTATGATCTTCTTAATATCTGCGGCAGAAAGGTCCTTGACTTCATTTATCAGTTGCTGTTCATAGCTCATTTTAGAAAACATTTTTAACCTCCAATCGATATTTGTGGTCAGACATTGAATTTGGAATTTATTTGGTATTTGGATATTGTAATTTGGCGCTTTTCTGTAATTAAATTCCTACCATCTTTTTTAATCTGCTCTCGACTTCAAGTAACAGAAAGGTCATGGGGGTCAAATCTTTATCCTTGAACAAACCTATTTTTGTAATTCACCACAGAGACACAGAGAAAGTCAGAAAAAGCTCAAAGGGTAAAGGGTAAAGCTCAAAGGATAAAGGTAAAAGCTCAAAGCTCAAAGGGTAAAGCTGAAAGGGTAAAGGTGTTAGAATTAAAAAATGTGAAATAAGAAGTTAATTACCGGATTTCCGCAATGAATTTATGAGTCCTTTTATCATACGACGCTATTTCTTTCCCCTCAGATTCAAATCGTGAAAAATCAGAATCAGAAATCCATTTCTTTCTTCTGAATATTTCAAGCATGGTCATGGTTTCATACAAAGACCCACGAGAAATATAACAGTATTGTACAAATTCTTTTTTCGAGAAGCGTCCCTTTCCCTCAGCAAGGTTCATTGCTATGCTTTTGAGCTTGCTTCTATTTGTTCAAAAAGACGGTAATGTTTCCTTGACGTATTAATATTCTCAATAAGATCAATAACGCTAACCGCAAAATCAACAGATCTGTTCCAAACCTCTAAATCCTCGTAACCAAACTTCATTTTATTCAACTCTTACATTACGTGCTTTGAGCTTTCACCTTTTAACCTGACTCCAGAATTATTTTTAACAAACACGCTTGGGGTCAAACCTTCATTATTCAATTATCATTACCTGTTACAAATAATATCGAAATACTAAACAGCAAAATTCAAATAACAAATCCCAAATAATATCCACAGCCGCTTCCACAGTCCAAATCCAATATCTATTTTTCTTTCAATGTCTTTCTCTATAAACCTCTTTAAACTCAAAAAGCTGTGAAGATTTTTTTTGTTTTTTTCCATCTCGATAACCATATCGACACTACTGATTATCAGGTCTACACTTTTGACACTTATACAATCGAGGTTTCATCAAGAGCTTTCACGGGCAAGCCGATAAGCCTTCAAGCCAGCAAGCTGACAAGCGCACAAGCAGACAGGCCTACAGTCTGTAATCAGGATCAGAATATTGCTCACCGCGTTATACTTTGTAATATTGCCTGTACCATTCCACAAACTTCCTAATCCCCTCTTCAACAGACGTTGAAGGTTTAAACCCAACATCATGTATTAAATCGTCCACGTCGGCATACGTGGCTGGCACATCCCCGGGCTGCATAGGCATCAAATTTTTCTTCGCCTTCCTGCCAAGACACTCCTCTAATACTTCTATAAACCGCATGAGTTCCACCGGATTGTTATTGCCAATATTATACAATTTATACGGCGCGTAACTCGCGGCACTGTCCGGGTTGTTCCCGTTCCAGTTAGGATTCGGCCCCGGTATTCTGTCCGTTACCCTGACTACCCCCTCAATGATGTCATCACTATAGGTAAAGTCACGCATCATCTTCCCACGATTGAAGACATCTATCGGGCTTCCTTCAAGTATCGCCTTTGTAAAAAGAAACAAGGCCATATCCGGCCTTCCCCACGGCCCATACACCGTGAAAAACCTGAGACCTGTACAGGGAATATTGTATAAGCTTGCATACGTATGCGCCATCAACTCGTTCGCCTTCTTGGTTGCGGCATACAGCGAGACAGGATGGTCAACGTTGTGATGAACGGAAAAGGGCATCCTTGTATTCGCGCCATACACTGAGCTTGAAGACGCATAGACAAGGTGTTTAACGTTATTATGCCTACATCCTTCAAGGATATTCATAAATCCATTGATATTGCTGTCTATATAGGCATAAGGATTTATGAGAGAATATCTGACTCCCGCCTGCGCCGCGAGATTCACCACAACATCAAACTGTTCACCAGAGAACAGTTTTACAATACCCTCCCTGTCCTCAAGATCCATCCTGATAAATCTGAAACCCTCTTGTCCCTCCAATTGTTTCAATCGATCCTGTTTGAGATTCACATCATAATAATCATTAAGATTATCCAGGCCTACAACGTCGTCTCCTCTCTCTAAAAGCCGCCTTGAAAGATGAAAACCGATAAAACCCGCAGCGCCCGTGACCAATACTTTTCTCATCTATTACCTTCTCCCGTTATAACTGCCACAGGCGTATACCTGATTCTCTCAAAGTCTTTGTATCAAAAATATCTTTGATATCAACTAATAAGGAGTCAGAATCCAGAAAAAAACAATGATATTGTTCCGCCGCGCCTGCCTGTCATTGTCCGCTTAATGTGTCTGGACTGCGTCCTTCTCGGTTACATGTGAAAGTTTATGTAACCTACCGGATTACTATCCGTTAAGAGAGAATTCACATTTGCCGAATGAAAACTCCCGCCATACAGTATTACTCAATTCAATCGCTGCCAGACACAACTGTTCAGCAACAGGCCGGCAGGCGAGCAAGCATTAAAAAAAAGGGGTTCAAGGAGCAAGAGCCTGTCTTCTGTCTTTCGACTTACTACTCAGCTTACTTAACCAATTCAACCAAGCCAACTAACTCAACCAATCAAACCAATTCAACTCATCCACCCAATCCATATTATTGTACTTTACGCCCACCATACAATCTCTGTATCTCTTCATGTGCAATGCAAATGGGACTTTGGTCTTTATTCGGAGCATCATTTGAACTGTTCAAACCAGACAAGTCTATTTTTTCAGAAGAGATCATCGGTTTTTCATATGCTCTTTTTGTCTTTTCTTTTTGTTTTATCTGCATGGTTCTTTCCCCCTTTGAAAAAGATTCATAATTTTGCCAAGGACTTTCAGCAACAGAAACATTTGCCCGCAGAAGTCACGGAAAGTCTCTCTTCGCCTGAAAAGGCATTTTGTTCCTTTTCAATCAGTCAATCACTCTCCTTCCTTGAAATGAATCAGACCCTTATGGGAAAGTTCCTCGAGAAAACTTACGACATCCTTTACAGCAGCTTCTTTTTCGATTTCGAACTCATTACAGAGGCTGTCTGCTATTTCCTTAATGCTGCATGTACCAGTACACATATTCCATATCACCTCTCCAACAGTATTTAGTTGATGAAACATCGCACCTTCATCAGAAATAATAAACGTATCATTATTTATCTTGCTCCATACACATTGGCTTTCGTTTCGTATTGGTAATTTTTGTTTAGACACGATGTATTTACGTCAGATTACCCTCTGCTTTTCCTGCCCTTAAAGGTATGTACATCAATATTTTCCAGGGAAAAACTTTTATCTTTTGCACATGTCATTCCATATGCCGGAACAACATTTCCTATCCTGCTTATGATTCTTACTTTTTCCGGCAGCACATCTTCCACTCTACCATCATGAGAAACACTCACAAAGTATACATTGCTCATGAGATTCAGGAAGAGTTCTTTTGTGCTTAATCTTCTGACGACATGCTCCATTCCCTCTCCCACGAGAAAGACAGTATTCAGAGGAATAAGATTATTGTTACCTTTTGCAGTATCCGTTAAAAAAGGAAATGAAGATATGAAATAGTTTCCTTCATCTTCCGTAACAACAAGAAATTCATCTGAAAGGATTTTTTCCTTTTGAATTGCCACTGTTGAAATTGCATTTTTTACATCACCTGGGATTCCCATTAGCGCAAATCCCACACCATTATGTATCAAACCGCCGGCACGAAGAAAAAAATTGCTATTTCTCTTTTCTCCATTTTTCCCGTTCTTAAAAAACTCACTATAAATACACCAGAGTACATATTTCAAAATATCCGTTTTCTCTTTTTTTGGGAAAAAGACCCTCTTCTCTTCTTTTGTTGAATTCCTGCAAAACCATCTTTCCTGTTCAAAATCAACTGTTTCCCAATCCTTATACAATCTCTTGTTATCTTGATACCCTACGATAAATGTATAGTCTTGTTTCACCGGGGCTTTAGAAAAACGAAACTGTTTATTTGCTTCTTCTTCCATCTCTTTGTCTAAAAAGATAAAGGCGAAACTTTTTTTCCCGACCTGCAGCCTGTAACTTTCATGAGTATTCCGCGGATTGCCGGAACTTCTCCTTTCAAGTCGTGACACATGTTTTTTCAGCATGTCCCTGACGCATTCATAGTGATCCATAGATGCATAGGTATTGAAAGTCGTTTCAAACTCCCTTAATAGAGTTTCAACTTCGCGCAGTGAAAACTGGTGGCTATTTTTTGCAAAGAATATCTTTTTATGCTTACTTGCAGTCGTACCTTCTTCCGCAGTAAGTGTTTCTTCATAAAGCTTTTCACCAGGCCTCAGACCTGTTATCTTTATGTCTATATCACGATATGGTTCTAAACCGTGGATCCTTATTAAATCTTCAGCCAATGACAAGAGTTTTACCGGTTTTCCCATATCCAACACAAGAATATCACCGCCTCTCCCCAAAACAGAGGCCTGAAGGACGAGAGACACCGCCTCGTAAATAGTCATGAAATATCTCAGCACATCCTTATGGGTTACCGTAAGAGGACCGCCCTCCTTTAACTGATCCAGAAATAGCGGTAAAACACTACCGCGACTACCTAATACGTTCCCGAATCTTACTGATAAAAACTCTGTATCCGCTACCTCACCACATGCCATACAAATATGTTCAGCCATCCTCTTTGTTGCACCCATAATGCTGGTAGGCCTTACCGCCTTATCCGAAGAAATCATGACAAATTTCTCTATTTTATGCTCTATCGATGCCTTTGCCACCCTGTATGTTCCAAACATATTTACCTTTACGGCCTCTTTGGAGTTATATTCCATCATGGGTACATGCTTGTAAGCGGCAGCATGGAAAACAATCTGCGGATTCAAATTCCTGAAGACCTTTGTTACCGCTTCCTCGTCTCTTATATCACCGGTAATAAACAAGACCTTCTGTAACATCTGCGAGTTGATGAACCGGTTACGAAACAAATGAGGGAATATTTTTTCCAGTTTAAGCTGTAAATAATGCAACTCTGTCTCATCTATATCAAACAAGATTACCTTTTGAGGGTTAAAAGAACACACCTGCATTGCTATCTCCGAACCAATGGAACCCCCGGCACCGGTAATCAATACGACCTTATCTCGCAGAAATTGTTCTATGCCTTCATGGTCAGTTTCTACTACCTGCCTGCCCAAAAGATCCTCAATACTGATATCCTCTAAATTCTGCATAGAGAGAGAAGGCCTATGGACATCATAGAGTCGGGGTATAATCTTTATCTCCACTTCATGTTTATTCGCACTATTATATAATTTTCTTAAAGACTGGTGGTCTAACGATGGAATGGCGATAACTACCGCATGGATTCTCTTTTTCTTTATGACGCCTTCCAATTCGTCCGTCGTAGCAAACACGGGGACTCCATGTATATTTTTCCCCACTTTATTTGAATCATTATCCAGAATTCCTACAGGGATATAATCCTGATAGCCTCCCTCTATCAGGTTTCTGATAATCATACTACCCGTATCTCCCGCGCCGATGATAATCGTTCTTTTCCCATACTTTGTCAGCGATCTTCTCAAAAAGTATTTCAGAAAGACCCGTTTAGAAATCCTTAATCCACAAAACAGGAATAGAGAAAACACACAATCTATGAAAAGGATACTCCTGGGAAATCCCGTAACAGGAAAAATAAGGAAGGAGGAAGTCTCTGTTGTATCGGAACTGTTGTGCAAAACCAACGGACACCATACCATGACCCCAAACAGTATTACAAAGGACACGATCTGCGATAGTGTAATAGAGACAAAATCATGAATACTGACATACCTCCAGGTGATTTTATATATCTTAAAAAAAACAAGAGAACATATCTTGACAAGGAGGAAAACGGGAAAGGCTTTTACAATCATCAATTGGTAGTTCGAAGTTAAGAGAAAATCAAAGCGCAAAAGAAAGGACAGATAGAGGGAACACGCAATAATAAAGACATCGCACACGCAAAAGCACAGTATGCGCTTGAAATACGTGGGATGGAATAATCTATTTATGGTTTTCTGAACTGGTACCGTCAATGTATGTCCCCTTTTCATCCTGAGAAATTTCGCTCATTTCTCTCAATACTCTATCGAGCAAAACGCATCCCGCGAAAAGTCTACAATGACGTCCTTGTCGTTGCTTTACAACTTTCTGGTATGTGCTAAGACACAGAAAATATGATCCTAAAAATTCCTACACACGGTCATGAGTTTAAAATGTCCATAAAAAAACCTTACCGCGAATTTTACGAAATACCAATTCTGCAGTAAGGCAATCTTAATACTACTTCCGTTGATTGAAGAGAAAGACCCTTGTACTTTGCGTCCCCTGATTACTCAGGGTTTGCCCTTATAAAGAATTATTTCTTGTAAATTGAAATTTTCCTCCGTACGATTACCAACAAATTTCGTACCAAAATACTGATATCATGAGATTATATAGATACAAAACCATTGTAGCATATCTTATCATCTTGTAAATACATGGATTATAAAAATATTACCAGGGAATAGTTTGTTTACTAGTAATGATGAAACGAGTAGCAACAAAGGCAAAAAAGTGTGCCATGACACACATGTGTAACGTTACACATGTGTGTCATGGCACACTTTTTTGTACTAATGCTCCGGTCAAAAAAAATACTACGCAAAAAGAACCTTATTTTTCAAATAGTCCTGTATCTTACTGTTACATAAAAAGATTTCACTTGGAACCTTACCCTCTATGTTTTCAACGTCATATTTGCTATACTGGATTTTATTTGTATTTACCACTCATTCTGCCACATACAGACGCTAACATCGCCTATATACCAGGCAGGCAAAATTGAAAACGGCCGAATATGCATCGGAAAACCATTTTAGGAGAAAAAATGGGCGCTATCTACTCAAACTTTGAAGAAGCAAAAGAGACACTCATGAGCGAAGAGGAAAATGTTATTCGTTTTATTTTTACCCGGCATGGAAGGACATACTTAAATGCAAAACAGGTCTTTCAGCCATGGACACCTCAAGGAGATCAATTAAACGAAGAAGGCATGGTTTCAGCGAAAAATCTGGGAAAAAAGTTAAGGCACATTCCCATACAAAAGATCTATTCCAGCGACTGGCACAGAGCAGTTCATACAGCACAGTTAATTAACGAAGAACGAATACCGCCACTACAGGAAATACATCTCTCAAGAGGTTTGAGAGACTTTAACTTCGGGGCACTCTGCGGCGTTTCGGTAACTTCCTCCGAGCAAGCACATCCGGCATTATCTGAAATAAGAATACATAAACTTCACGAATTCAAAGCCCCTGAAGGTGATACGTTTACTGATTTTCATCATCGGATAAAAGATGAATTTATGAGAATATTTCACAATAACAGCAAGGGGAACATTCTGGTTGTCTCACACTCTTATGTCGCAAAATGCTTAATTATTGCCGCGCTCAACCTCCCTTTAGAAACGTACGCAAACACCATACGGATTAAGAATACATCCCTTTCCGTAGTAGAACTGAAGAACAGACAAATCCCGGGAAGATTACTGATATTAAATGATACATAAAAGAAGAAAACAGGCATCAGGAGTTTTACGTAATAGTCAATTACCTTAAATATCGCGAGACGGTTAACAAAAATACTATCACCTGGATATCCAACCGGTATTACGGCTCTGATAGTTTTTTGCCATAAATAAGGCGGTAATTACCATTGCCAAACTGGCAACCGAAACATACATACCAAGGGTAAAAGATTTCGGCTCATACACAAACCGGACATGATGCTCCCCTTTCTCAAGAAAGACGGCTCTCAAGATATAGTTTGCTTTCAATACCTTGCTTTTTTTACCATCCACATAAACATTCCAGCCAGGATAATAGGTGTCGCCCAGAACGAGAAAACCATCCTCCAGCAGCCTGGCATTTATTTTTATGGAATTCGGTAAATACTCGGTAATCGTCGGAGATGGCTCCCCTGACAAATCCTCCCGGGTCATGTTTCCAGTAAGTCCCGAAGGTTCTTCCAGGATTACAGCGTGTAAAGGATTAAATTCCTTACTTGTCATCTCATTGAATATGGCATCTCTGCCCTGTATGGTTTTGGCGCTATGCACAACAAAAGCGCGCGGGAATGCCAGCGTATTTTGATAAATGGCATATTTCTGGTCATGGAAGACCCGTTTCATACTGGGATGATCTATTCGGGCATGCGCGGGAAGTAACAGGTACTTCACATTGAGTAAATTCGTCAGCCTGGAAATTTGTTTTACTTCCATGACAATGTTCGGTTCGTCGAGGGGTTTATTACTGGATACATTGATAAATTCACTGTACTCTTTGATAACATTAGCATCGTAGCCTCCGACATGAGCAATGGCATGCGCCATTCCCTTGTTCAATTCAAAATACCCTATCGTTGTTATACGGGAAGGTTCGGGATCACTTTTTATTACCTTTACGACACCCTCTTCCCAAAGACATTTGTTCGAATCAAACGTTACCATATACCGATTCCCAAAAAACCAGAGATCCCCGAAAACCAGCGCAATGGTGAGCGGTATGAGAATTTTTCTGTGCGTCCCTCCACGGATCCACAAACCGATGACAAGCAGGCTTACTATTGCCAGGAGAATACATTTTGCGGCGCTCTTCGTAGTAACAGCAAAGGTGGTCTGTAAAAATCCTGGGTCATTCAGGTTTGGCAATGCAACATAACGATCACCCAGGAGGTAAATTTTATTGATAATTCCCTGCCACGCCCCATATCCCGTACCAAAGAAAAAGAAAATAAGGAGAAACAGGCTTATTATGACAACAATACCTGTTATGATATAAAGCAAAGAAGATTTTCCTTTTTTAGCGGTAACAGTATCCTGCAAATATTCACTCCCGATGCCGGAAAGAACAGAAAGAGAGAATGCAACAATAAAGATAAACTTGGAATTTCCCCGAAACAGGTCAAAACCCGGCACCACCGTGTAAAGAATTTTAAAGACCGGCGTAAACTTCCCCAGGGCAAGAATCATCATACAGAAAGCCAAAATGAGAAAGGTTTTTGTATATGTATTCCTGAAATAAAATGAGGCAAAAGCGCACAACATGAAGGGAAGAATACCAATATAAAGAGACATTTCCCAGAGATAGTATCTTCCCCAGTAGGGGCTTTTGAGCATATCACCAAAAAAATCTGGAATAAAAAAGGTAAGAAAATTTTCAGGAGCAAAAGAAAACTGTCCTACCCATTCGTACGAAAGTGCCTGACGGGTAGAATGTTTAACCATCTCAAAGGCCGGTAATAATTGAATTGTTGCAAGCAAAACCCCGGCAAGGTAAAGCACAAAAAGCCCTGTCATATGATGAGCGACATATTTCCAGCTTTTGTGACCGTAAAACTCCTGTATTATACGTATAATACAATACACCACTACAGCGATAGCGGTATAAAAAAAATATTGAGGATGTCCGGCCAATATATTGCAAGCGACAGCAATTCCGCCTGACAATACATAAAAAATATCCCTGGTACGAAGGAAAAGTTCCAGAAACAAGAGGATAAGGGGTAACCAGATCATGGTACACAAATTGGGGAGGTGCCCGGGATAGACATGAAAAATCTGAGGAGCACAGAACATAAATATTATAGAGGCAATAATACAGCTGGGCCGGGAAAGACCCCCGATATGAGATGGACCACTCTTCTGCTCCGCCTTAGAAAGACCAAGATGCCTCAGGTAGAGGTAGGTAAATACCCCTGACAAAAAAATATGGAGCATAATGCTGTAGTTAATAGCAACATGAACCGGAAGCACAAGAAAAATAAGGTTGAGCGGATAGAATACAGCAGACTGTACACCGGCTACAAACGGCGCCCCGCTATAAATGTAAGGATTCCAAAGGGGTATTATCCCCTGGGACAATGTCTTAAAACCAAAATATCTCCAATAAAATAATTGATGGTGCGTATCCGTATTCTGCGAGCTTAAAATACTTGCGTCAAGAGGGATTAAAACATTGTGAAAATATGCTGTGGTCATCAGGAAAAGGGTGAGTAGTGCAAACCAGTCATGTTTCGACCATACGGAAGTCTGATGCGGAGTGACATGCAAGGCAGAGGTCGAATTGATCTGCTTAGTGTGTATTCCAGGAAGTATCACCGGTATGAAATTTCCTCTGGCCAAAAAGATTTATTTACAATGCGATAGAACACTGCCACCTCTGCAGGGACAACAGACGGAGCAAACCATCCTGGTACATTTATAGGGGCCATACTGACACGTGTAATTTTTATCCCCTTTCTTGGTGTGTTTGGCACCTGTCCCGATCCGGCAACACCCACTATTTCCAATCTTATCCCGATAACCTATTCAGTTCTACAGAGCTCTTCAGAATAAAAATGCCGCTGGAATTACAAATGTATGTTCTAGCGTGAAAAAATCTTCATCGTTTATACTTACCCATTAATTGACCTTCGGCCAAAATATGACCTTTCATCGCTTCCAGCAGCTGTTTCTTGGTAATGCCCGCCTTAAGGTCAAGTTTTTTATTCAACGCATACAGCTTAAAATAATATCTGTGGGTACCACCAGGAGGACACGGCCCACCATAACCAATGGTACCAAAATCCGTTATTCCCTGTTTTGCTCCATTTTCAAGCATTTTCAGAGAAGGTATATTCTCCGGCAACTCCTGAATATTTGCCGGCAAATCATAAAGTACCCAATGGACCCATGTGCCCATAGGGGCATCAGGGTCGTCACTGATGAGAGCAATGCTCTTTGTACCACTTGGCACTGCACTCCATGACAGCGGAGGAGAGATATCCTCTCCGTCACAGGTATACTTCTTTGGTATCATCCCCCCCTCATCAAAGGCTGCGCTTTTTACTTCAATTTCCATAATCTTATCTCCCAGTAGATAGGCATGAGATTGTTTTTTGCTGAGACAGCAACAAAACGAAATAAAGAGAATGAGTAAACAGTATCGGTAGTTCCGCATGGAATATCTCCTTTATTAACATGTTACGAAACAGTTTCGCCGAAAAAAATCCACCTCGGTTTGCTTAAATCATAAAAATAGTAACCGCAAATTTTATTATTGCCCTGATGCTGTCATTGGTATAATGTCTTTGGCCGAAAGCACCTTGTGCGGTATAATCACATACCTTGAAACAAAATAATTCCTCTTTTACGTATAGTTTACTTATTTCTGTTCGTTCAATCATGAAAAAAAGATACTACGGGCCAACCCCAAAGCAGGCAAAGCGGAAAAACGCCGCGACTCCCGTTATTATACAAAAATTTCAAGAACTGATTTATGGTTATTATAAAATTTTTGGACGCAATCTCCCTTGGAGAAATACCTATAATCCCTATCACATACTCGTTTCGGAGATTATGCTTCAACAAACTCAAGTACAAAGGGTTCTTGGCAAGTATAATCTATTTCTCAAGTCATTTCCCGACTTTCCTTGTCTTGCCCAAGCGCCGCTCCAAAGGGTACTTGAGAAATGGCAGGGGCTAGGTTATAACCGCCGCGCCATAGCACTACAAAAAATAGCACAAAGAGTTGAACATGAATATCAAGGAACGCTTCCCTCATCAGTAAAAACATTGACAACCTTCCCGGGAATTGGGAAAGCCACGGCATCTGCAATCTCAGCTTTTGCATTTCAGAAACCAACAGTCTTTATTGAAAC of the Candidatus Brocadiaceae bacterium genome contains:
- a CDS encoding four helix bundle protein — translated: MKFGYEDLEVWNRSVDFAVSVIDLIENINTSRKHYRLFEQIEASSKA
- a CDS encoding polysaccharide biosynthesis protein gives rise to the protein MFSLFLFCGLRISKRVFLKYFLRRSLTKYGKRTIIIGAGDTGSMIIRNLIEGGYQDYIPVGILDNDSNKVGKNIHGVPVFATTDELEGVIKKKRIHAVVIAIPSLDHQSLRKLYNSANKHEVEIKIIPRLYDVHRPSLSMQNLEDISIEDLLGRQVVETDHEGIEQFLRDKVVLITGAGGSIGSEIAMQVCSFNPQKVILFDIDETELHYLQLKLEKIFPHLFRNRFINSQMLQKVLFITGDIRDEEAVTKVFRNLNPQIVFHAAAYKHVPMMEYNSKEAVKVNMFGTYRVAKASIEHKIEKFVMISSDKAVRPTSIMGATKRMAEHICMACGEVADTEFLSVRFGNVLGSRGSVLPLFLDQLKEGGPLTVTHKDVLRYFMTIYEAVSLVLQASVLGRGGDILVLDMGKPVKLLSLAEDLIRIHGLEPYRDIDIKITGLRPGEKLYEETLTAEEGTTASKHKKIFFAKNSHQFSLREVETLLREFETTFNTYASMDHYECVRDMLKKHVSRLERRSSGNPRNTHESYRLQVGKKSFAFIFLDKEMEEEANKQFRFSKAPVKQDYTFIVGYQDNKRLYKDWETVDFEQERWFCRNSTKEEKRVFFPKKEKTDILKYVLWCIYSEFFKNGKNGEKRNSNFFLRAGGLIHNGVGFALMGIPGDVKNAISTVAIQKEKILSDEFLVVTEDEGNYFISSFPFLTDTAKGNNNLIPLNTVFLVGEGMEHVVRRLSTKELFLNLMSNVYFVSVSHDGRVEDVLPEKVRIISRIGNVVPAYGMTCAKDKSFSLENIDVHTFKGRKSRG
- a CDS encoding histidine phosphatase family protein encodes the protein MGAIYSNFEEAKETLMSEEENVIRFIFTRHGRTYLNAKQVFQPWTPQGDQLNEEGMVSAKNLGKKLRHIPIQKIYSSDWHRAVHTAQLINEERIPPLQEIHLSRGLRDFNFGALCGVSVTSSEQAHPALSEIRIHKLHEFKAPEGDTFTDFHHRIKDEFMRIFHNNSKGNILVVSHSYVAKCLIIAALNLPLETYANTIRIKNTSLSVVELKNRQIPGRLLILNDT
- a CDS encoding type II toxin-antitoxin system VapC family toxin yields the protein MKKALMDTNIIVAFLKGNPVIVEKVGQYINEHETLTVSIISHYEILRGLKSVGSKKKLQAFERFVSDCEVKELGRSVTEKAADIYAELKPRGELIEDADILVAATAMDTGLVVITDNEKHFRRINGLEVENWLK
- a CDS encoding DUF433 domain-containing protein, which encodes MMSKTEENVKHAYIISRKGYCGGRPIIAGTKFPVSSVVNYILKQGMTPEELVKEFPHLNLSQIYDALSYYYDHKEEMDKDIESGSEISLSKDLGVKNG
- a CDS encoding NAD-dependent epimerase; the encoded protein is MRKVLVTGAAGFIGFHLSRRLLERGDDVVGLDNLNDYYDVNLKQDRLKQLEGQEGFRFIRMDLEDREGIVKLFSGEQFDVVVNLAAQAGVRYSLINPYAYIDSNINGFMNILEGCRHNNVKHLVYASSSSVYGANTRMPFSVHHNVDHPVSLYAATKKANELMAHTYASLYNIPCTGLRFFTVYGPWGRPDMALFLFTKAILEGSPIDVFNRGKMMRDFTYSDDIIEGVVRVTDRIPGPNPNWNGNNPDSAASYAPYKLYNIGNNNPVELMRFIEVLEECLGRKAKKNLMPMQPGDVPATYADVDDLIHDVGFKPSTSVEEGIRKFVEWYRQYYKV
- a CDS encoding PqqD family protein — its product is MSKQKLPIRNESQCVWSKINNDTFIISDEGAMFHQLNTVGEVIWNMCTGTCSIKEIADSLCNEFEIEKEAAVKDVVSFLEELSHKGLIHFKEGE
- a CDS encoding DUF5615 family PIN-like protein, which encodes MDKPRLYLDEDVRLLLADVLRQRGYDTIHAVEVKRHGKSDSEQLAYAVENHRAILSHNNE